A region of Thermobifida halotolerans DNA encodes the following proteins:
- a CDS encoding cytochrome P450, whose product MSTPHGGSAAAPSAFRLYGPRFQTAPTELYRQMRTRYGPVAPVLLDGDIPAWLVIGYRELHYVLSHPDLFARSSRRWNAWDRVPDDWPLMPMVMRSPTVLCSEGEEHRRLAGALNDALAGADQHEVRQYAVQAADRLIDGFCTGSKADLRADYAARLPAMVLGRLYGLDPARADVLADAMTTMIDGGPEARRAQQFLLKTMGELVAARRQRPGPDVVSRLLAHPADLGDQELVPNLVVLLGGGHQPTTEWLGNALRLMLTDDRFAASLTGARSSVREALTEVLWEDTPTQNYLGRYAAQDVELGGQPLRAGDLVLLGLAGANTDPRVSPCPGASPGRGNQAYLSFSHGEHRCPYPAQELAEIIAAAGVEVLLDRLPDVELAVGVGELQWRPSPWMRGLVALPVTFTPVTPLGGQ is encoded by the coding sequence ATGAGCACGCCGCACGGCGGGAGCGCCGCCGCGCCCTCCGCCTTCCGCCTGTACGGTCCGCGGTTCCAGACCGCGCCCACCGAGCTGTACCGGCAGATGCGCACCCGGTACGGGCCGGTCGCCCCGGTGCTGCTGGACGGCGACATCCCCGCGTGGCTGGTGATCGGTTACCGGGAACTGCACTACGTGCTCAGCCACCCGGACCTGTTCGCCCGCAGCTCCCGGCGGTGGAACGCCTGGGACCGGGTGCCCGATGACTGGCCGCTGATGCCGATGGTGATGCGCAGCCCCACCGTGCTGTGCTCGGAGGGGGAGGAGCACCGCCGCCTGGCCGGGGCGCTCAACGACGCGCTGGCCGGGGCCGACCAGCACGAGGTGCGGCAGTACGCGGTGCAGGCCGCCGACCGGCTGATCGACGGCTTCTGCACCGGGTCGAAGGCCGACCTGCGCGCCGACTACGCCGCGCGCCTGCCCGCCATGGTGCTGGGACGGCTGTACGGGCTGGACCCGGCGCGCGCCGACGTGCTCGCGGACGCGATGACCACCATGATCGACGGCGGTCCCGAGGCGAGGCGGGCCCAGCAGTTCCTGCTGAAGACGATGGGTGAGCTGGTGGCGGCCCGGCGGCAGCGGCCCGGCCCCGACGTGGTCTCCCGGCTGCTGGCCCACCCCGCGGACCTCGGTGACCAGGAACTCGTCCCCAACCTGGTGGTGCTGCTGGGCGGGGGCCACCAGCCCACCACCGAGTGGCTCGGCAACGCCCTGCGCCTGATGCTCACCGACGACCGGTTCGCCGCGTCGCTGACGGGGGCGCGCAGCAGTGTGCGCGAGGCGCTCACCGAGGTCCTGTGGGAGGACACCCCCACCCAGAACTACCTGGGCCGCTACGCCGCCCAGGACGTCGAACTGGGCGGTCAGCCGCTCCGCGCCGGAGACCTCGTGCTGCTCGGCCTGGCGGGAGCCAACACCGACCCGCGCGTCAGCCCCTGCCCCGGCGCCTCCCCGGGCCGGGGCAACCAGGCCTACCTGTCGTTCTCCCACGGCGAGCACCGCTGTCCCTACCCGGCACAGGAGCTCGCGGAGATCATCGCCGCGGCGGGTGTCGAGGTGCTGCTGGACCGGCTGCCCGACGTGGAGCTCGCCGTCGGAGTCGGCGAACTGCAGTGGCGCCCCTCCCCGTGGATGCGCGGCCTCGTCGCGCTTCCGGTCACCTTCACCCCCGTCACCCCCCTTGGAGGCCAGTGA
- a CDS encoding roadblock/LC7 domain-containing protein: protein MDLTKLGWLLEGLLERTPGARHALVLSRDGLKLCHTVGLGTDQADHLAAIAAGMQSLAHGASVEFGDGGGGVRQAMAEFYGGLLFIVEAGAGAHLAVVAGEDADPGLTGHNMNELVEQIGEYLTVDSRDTAGPAPGGA, encoded by the coding sequence ATGGACCTCACCAAACTCGGTTGGCTCCTGGAAGGACTGCTGGAACGCACCCCCGGCGCCCGGCACGCGCTCGTGCTCTCCCGCGACGGCCTGAAACTGTGCCACACCGTCGGACTGGGCACCGACCAGGCCGACCACCTGGCGGCCATCGCGGCGGGCATGCAGAGCCTCGCCCACGGCGCGTCCGTCGAGTTCGGCGACGGAGGCGGCGGAGTCCGCCAGGCCATGGCCGAGTTCTACGGCGGACTGCTGTTCATCGTCGAGGCGGGCGCGGGCGCGCACCTGGCCGTCGTCGCCGGAGAGGACGCCGACCCCGGCCTCACCGGCCACAACATGAACGAACTCGTCGAGCAGATCGGCGAGTACCTCACCGTCGACTCCCGCGACACGGCCGGGCCGGCCCCCGGTGGGGCATGA
- a CDS encoding DUF742 domain-containing protein → MSRPIDRETPDRLYVITSGRSRGGDDSFDSVTLIVTESDPVPGMQSEHVRILRMCRRPVAVVEIAARLELPVTVVRILLTDLLDAGHITARHPTAARSAAPVPPDVLEKVLVALHEL, encoded by the coding sequence ATGAGCCGCCCCATCGACCGGGAGACCCCCGACCGCCTCTACGTCATCACCTCCGGGCGCAGCCGGGGCGGGGACGACTCCTTCGACTCGGTGACGCTGATCGTCACCGAGTCCGACCCGGTCCCCGGAATGCAGTCCGAACACGTCCGCATCCTGCGGATGTGCCGACGCCCCGTGGCGGTCGTGGAGATCGCCGCCCGGCTGGAGCTCCCGGTCACCGTGGTCCGCATCCTGCTGACCGACCTGCTCGACGCCGGGCACATCACCGCCCGCCATCCCACCGCCGCGAGGTCCGCGGCCCCCGTTCCCCCGGACGTGCTGGAGAAGGTGCTCGTTGCGCTCCACGAACTCTGA
- a CDS encoding GTP-binding protein: MRSTNSENPDPPSALPATAAQGLKLVVVGGFGVGKTTLVRSVSEIRPLNTEETMTQAGAGVDSLRGVTDKTTTTVAFDFGRITVDATSVLYLFGAPGQERFWFLWDRLFTGALGAVVLVDARRLEDSWYSIDRLEAQRTPFVVAHNNFGTSYTLDQIRAALDLADSVPLVSCDARRRESAKQVLITLVHHVRSTVREVVR; the protein is encoded by the coding sequence TTGCGCTCCACGAACTCTGAGAACCCCGACCCGCCGTCGGCCCTGCCCGCCACCGCCGCACAGGGCCTGAAGCTCGTCGTCGTCGGCGGATTCGGCGTCGGCAAGACCACCCTGGTCCGCTCGGTCAGCGAGATCCGCCCCCTCAACACCGAGGAGACGATGACCCAGGCGGGAGCCGGGGTGGACAGCCTCCGCGGCGTCACCGACAAGACCACCACCACCGTGGCGTTCGACTTCGGCCGCATCACCGTGGACGCCACGTCCGTGCTCTACCTGTTCGGCGCGCCGGGACAGGAGCGCTTCTGGTTCCTGTGGGACCGGCTGTTCACCGGAGCGCTGGGCGCGGTCGTGCTGGTCGACGCCCGGCGGCTGGAGGACTCCTGGTACTCCATCGACCGACTGGAGGCGCAGCGCACGCCCTTCGTCGTCGCCCACAACAACTTCGGCACGTCCTACACCCTCGACCAGATCCGCGCGGCCCTCGACCTCGCGGACTCGGTCCCCCTGGTGTCCTGCGACGCCCGCCGACGCGAATCAGCCAAACAGGTGCTGATCACCCTGGTCCACCACGTGCGATCGACGGTGCGGGAGGTCGTCCGATGA
- a CDS encoding cytochrome P450 family protein has product MTSPADTPIVLDPYVSDLEGERGRLRAAGPIARVELPGGVRTWSITHHRAARDLLTDARLSKNMAHWAAYHRGEISPTWPLLSVIPPTPTSLLGADGADHRRLRALVAQAFTPRRVELLRPRVRQITDELLDALEERADQVQDLKSEFSFKLPMRVIGELFGVAGAAHGRLRALYDKFFSSVTAPEDFVATREALVRFYTDLIAEKKADPGDDLTTALLQADENGDSLTDEEVLGTLQVVVAAGHETTVNLLTNTVRALLAHPDQLELLRSGRATWEAAVEESLRWDPPTTNFIFRFATEDIEYGGVTIAKGDPVMVSYGAIGRDPAQHGENSDAFDITRSDGRHISFGYGPHVCPGAPLARLEAQVALPVLVERFPDMRLAVADSDLVANPSVIVNSLKEFPVVLRP; this is encoded by the coding sequence ATGACTTCGCCCGCCGACACACCGATCGTCCTCGACCCCTACGTCTCCGACCTGGAGGGGGAGCGCGGACGCCTGCGCGCTGCCGGGCCGATCGCCCGGGTGGAGCTGCCCGGCGGGGTGCGGACCTGGTCGATCACCCACCACCGGGCCGCCCGCGACCTGCTCACCGACGCCCGCCTGTCGAAGAACATGGCGCACTGGGCCGCCTACCACCGCGGCGAGATCTCCCCGACCTGGCCGCTGCTCAGCGTCATCCCGCCGACCCCCACCAGTCTGCTGGGCGCGGACGGCGCCGACCACAGGCGGCTGCGCGCCCTCGTCGCCCAGGCGTTCACCCCGCGGCGGGTGGAGCTGCTGCGACCCCGGGTGCGTCAGATCACCGACGAGCTGCTGGACGCCCTGGAGGAGCGCGCCGACCAGGTCCAGGACCTGAAGTCGGAGTTCTCGTTCAAGCTGCCGATGCGGGTGATCGGCGAGCTGTTCGGGGTGGCGGGGGCCGCGCACGGCCGGTTGCGGGCGCTCTACGACAAGTTCTTCAGCTCCGTCACCGCGCCGGAGGACTTCGTCGCCACCCGCGAGGCGCTGGTGCGGTTCTACACCGACCTGATCGCGGAGAAGAAGGCCGACCCCGGCGACGACCTCACCACCGCGCTGCTCCAGGCCGACGAGAACGGCGACTCGCTGACCGACGAGGAGGTGCTGGGCACGCTCCAGGTCGTGGTGGCGGCCGGACACGAGACCACCGTCAACCTGCTCACCAACACGGTGCGCGCCCTGCTGGCCCACCCCGACCAGCTCGAACTGCTGCGCTCGGGCAGGGCCACCTGGGAGGCGGCGGTGGAGGAGTCGCTGCGCTGGGACCCGCCCACCACCAACTTCATCTTCCGGTTCGCCACCGAGGACATCGAGTACGGCGGCGTCACCATCGCCAAGGGCGACCCGGTGATGGTCTCCTACGGCGCGATCGGCCGCGACCCCGCCCAGCACGGCGAGAACTCCGACGCCTTCGACATCACCCGGTCCGACGGCCGCCACATCTCCTTCGGCTACGGTCCGCACGTGTGCCCGGGCGCGCCGCTGGCCCGTCTGGAGGCGCAGGTCGCGCTGCCCGTGCTGGTCGAGCGCTTCCCCGACATGCGGCTGGCCGTGGCCGACTCCGACCTCGTGGCCAACCCGTCGGTGATCGTCAACAGCCTGAAGGAGTTCCCGGTCGTCCTGCGGCCCTGA